CTTGTTGTTGCAGAAAAGAGTCATCTTTAAAAATTCCTCTAGTAACCAAGGTAGTTGTTTTAGAACCCCATTTTTTAACGCCTCTCATGCTCATGCATAAATGTTCAGCTTCTATTACTACCATAGAACCCTTACAATTCAAATGTTCCATTAAAGAATCTGCTATTTGGGATGTCAATCTTTCTTGAAGCTGAGGTCTTTTAGCGAAAACTTCAACTGTTCTAGCAAGCTTGCTAAGTCCTACTACTTTGCCATCTGGAATATAGGCTATATGAGCCTTACCAAAGAAAGGAAGAAAATGGTGTTCACACATGGAATAGAATTGGATATCTTTTTCTATAACAATATCGTCATTTTTTACTTTAAATACTTTGCTTAAATGTTTTTCAGGTGTCTCTATAAGGCCAGAGAATATTTCACTGTACATTCTAGCTATTCTATCAGGTGTTTCTATAAGTCCTTCTCTATTAGGATCTTCACCTATAGCTTCAATTATCATACTGATTGCATTTCTTATTTTCTCTTGATCTATCATTTTGAAGCTCCTTCCATAAATGGTATATATTAAATCAAAATTTAAGAAATAAATGCAAAATTCAAATTATTTCAATTTATTCTATCATATTATACAACGTTTCACATTTTAATACTAGGGTTATTATCTCTATTAAATGTATATTAGCTAGAAAACTTAATTCTAAATGTATTATTTTTATTGAATTCATTTAAAAACAATGATATACTTAATTATATAATTTTGGAAAGGAGTGGCTTGAATGTTTAATATATATAGTATTTTTAATTATAAAAATTATATATATGCTACTCCAAATAGGCATTATAATAGTTGATAAAAAGTAATATTATACAGTATTAGTAATGCGCCATGATTATAAAATTGTATTTTGATGGGAATTCCATGCCTTGAAGTAGCAAAATTTTGTTACCTCAA
The DNA window shown above is from Haloimpatiens massiliensis and carries:
- the folE gene encoding GTP cyclohydrolase I FolE; the protein is MDQEKIRNAISMIIEAIGEDPNREGLIETPDRIARMYSEIFSGLIETPEKHLSKVFKVKNDDIVIEKDIQFYSMCEHHFLPFFGKAHIAYIPDGKVVGLSKLARTVEVFAKRPQLQERLTSQIADSLMEHLNCKGSMVVIEAEHLCMSMRGVKKWGSKTTTLVTRGIFKDDSFLQQQVLNMISL